A single window of Rhodococcus jostii RHA1 DNA harbors:
- a CDS encoding carboxymuconolactone decarboxylase family protein, translated as MSRVGSYSDDDVAGWLSISPELGGALGAFTDAVYNRNRLPLRVREIARMAVAEANECAVCLGTRDRSGADAGIDEHFYDHVLEWESWPGYSAEERTAAEFAHRFATDHTALRDDEDFWARCHEHFTDEILTDLALSCALWLGTGRVLRVLDIGQTCKLTL; from the coding sequence ATGAGTCGAGTAGGTAGCTACAGTGACGATGACGTGGCAGGTTGGCTGTCGATCTCACCCGAGCTTGGTGGTGCGCTCGGCGCTTTCACGGACGCCGTGTACAACCGGAACCGGTTACCGTTACGGGTTCGGGAGATCGCCCGGATGGCGGTCGCGGAGGCCAATGAGTGCGCCGTGTGCCTCGGCACCCGCGACAGGAGTGGCGCCGATGCGGGGATCGACGAGCACTTCTACGATCACGTTCTCGAGTGGGAGTCGTGGCCCGGGTACAGCGCCGAGGAGCGGACGGCGGCGGAGTTCGCCCACCGGTTCGCCACCGATCACACGGCGCTCCGCGACGACGAGGACTTCTGGGCGCGGTGTCACGAGCATTTCACCGACGAGATCCTGACCGACCTGGCGTTGTCGTGCGCGTTGTGGCTGGGGACGGGCCGGGTGCTGCGGGTGCTCGACATCGGTCAGACGTGCAAGCTCACACTCTGA
- a CDS encoding alpha/beta hydrolase fold domain-containing protein produces the protein MNLPDIRPAIVHTGVRILLGRSKLRTAEDTRRDVHATTLRPASFNPPPSPLLRGVRLSADRTGGFPVFTVEPDNGRYGKTVVDFHGGAYVREIMSVHWLFARTITAAASVRLLLPIYPLAPHRTAARTVADAADLVESAISTRGADNVAVIGDSAGGGLALAAAQELKRRGAPQPSRLILVAPWLDATMSDPTQATIEKRDILLARGGLEEAGRLYAGDLEVTDWRVSPLFGDLTGLAPMSVYTGTHDILVTDSRALTQRAREAGTTVDYIEEIGMQHDYALFPLIRQARAARDDIVRTLRA, from the coding sequence GTGAACCTTCCCGACATTCGCCCCGCAATCGTTCACACAGGGGTTCGGATACTGCTCGGACGCAGCAAACTCCGCACGGCCGAGGACACGCGGCGCGACGTCCACGCGACGACGCTGCGGCCGGCCTCGTTCAACCCGCCACCATCTCCACTCCTGCGCGGGGTGCGGCTCTCCGCCGACCGCACCGGCGGGTTTCCCGTCTTCACCGTCGAACCGGACAACGGGCGATACGGGAAGACTGTGGTCGACTTCCACGGCGGTGCCTATGTCCGCGAAATAATGTCCGTCCACTGGCTGTTCGCGCGCACCATCACCGCGGCGGCATCGGTCCGGCTTCTGCTTCCGATCTACCCCCTCGCCCCGCACCGGACGGCCGCCCGCACCGTCGCCGATGCGGCCGACCTCGTCGAATCGGCAATCTCCACCCGAGGCGCCGACAACGTGGCGGTGATCGGCGATTCCGCCGGTGGCGGGCTCGCGCTCGCCGCAGCGCAGGAACTCAAACGTAGGGGCGCACCACAGCCGTCGCGGCTGATCCTTGTCGCCCCGTGGCTGGACGCCACCATGAGCGACCCCACCCAAGCCACCATCGAGAAGCGCGACATCCTCCTTGCGCGCGGAGGACTGGAAGAAGCCGGCCGACTCTACGCGGGCGACCTCGAGGTCACCGACTGGCGCGTCAGCCCCCTCTTCGGCGACCTCACCGGCCTCGCGCCCATGAGCGTGTACACCGGCACCCACGACATTCTCGTCACCGACTCCCGCGCGCTCACTCAGCGAGCACGCGAGGCAGGCACGACAGTCGACTACATCGAGGAGATCGGGATGCAGCACGACTACGCACTCTTCCCCCTGATCCGCCAGGCACGTGCCGCCCGCGACGACATCGTCCGCACACTGCGAGCGTGA
- a CDS encoding DinB family protein — MSEQQPVDRAAIAADLERARSVLHELLDGASAPDLARRSSGTRWTNEQLLFHMVFGYMVVRRLLLLIRMFSRLPEGASRRFAHVLDAATPVFDEVNFRGSALAARVYNRRRMGRHFDRVIASLQGSLARQTDADLQRSMSFPVRWDPFFTETMTVEQVFRYPGKHFDFHRQQLTLD, encoded by the coding sequence ATGTCCGAGCAGCAACCTGTCGATCGTGCCGCGATCGCCGCGGACCTCGAACGCGCCCGGAGCGTGCTGCACGAATTACTCGACGGTGCGAGCGCCCCGGATCTCGCGAGGCGTTCGTCCGGAACCCGATGGACCAACGAGCAATTGCTGTTCCACATGGTCTTCGGCTACATGGTCGTTCGCCGGCTGCTCCTGCTGATCCGGATGTTCTCCCGGTTGCCGGAGGGGGCGAGCCGACGGTTCGCGCACGTGCTCGACGCCGCCACCCCAGTCTTCGACGAGGTCAACTTTCGGGGCTCGGCCCTGGCGGCGCGCGTCTACAACCGACGCCGGATGGGCCGCCACTTCGACCGCGTCATCGCTTCGCTGCAAGGCTCCCTCGCCCGGCAGACCGATGCAGACCTACAGCGCAGCATGTCCTTTCCGGTGCGTTGGGATCCGTTCTTCACCGAGACGATGACCGTCGAGCAGGTCTTTCGTTACCCGGGAAAGCACTTCGACTTCCACCGACAACAGCTCACTCTCGACTGA